One window of Methanothermobacter tenebrarum genomic DNA carries:
- a CDS encoding DUF99 family protein, which yields MKEKKFRKIKSEIRILGIDDAPFTPHTKDDVLVVGTVFRGGSWLDGVLTTHIKVDGTDSTPKIIEMVKNSRHFDQLGVIMLDGITLGGFNVVDVERIFKETGLPVIIVIRKISDFKRIKRALQGKFKDWEWRWDAIKRAGKIYPVKVEDTIYIQVKGIKLDDAMEIVKISTTRSAIPEPIRAAHLIAAGVEKGESKGNA from the coding sequence ATGAAAGAGAAAAAATTCAGGAAGATAAAATCTGAGATAAGGATCCTGGGGATCGATGACGCCCCATTCACACCCCACACTAAAGATGATGTCCTAGTTGTTGGCACCGTTTTTAGGGGTGGCTCATGGTTGGATGGTGTCCTAACAACCCACATAAAAGTTGATGGAACTGATTCTACACCTAAGATAATTGAAATGGTTAAAAATTCAAGACACTTCGACCAATTAGGTGTTATAATGTTAGATGGGATAACACTAGGCGGTTTCAATGTCGTTGACGTGGAAAGAATATTCAAAGAAACCGGCCTCCCGGTTATAATTGTTATAAGGAAAATATCCGACTTTAAAAGGATAAAAAGAGCACTCCAAGGAAAATTCAAGGATTGGGAGTGGCGATGGGATGCAATAAAAAGGGCCGGTAAAATATACCCGGTAAAGGTTGAGGACACCATCTATATACAAGTGAAGGGCATAAAATTAGATGATGCCATGGAGATCGTTAAGATTTCAACAACAAGGAGCGCGATCCCGGAGCCTATAAGAGCGGCCCATCTTATCGCGGCAGGGGTGGAAAAGGGGGAATCAAAGGGTAACGCCTAA
- a CDS encoding NUDIX hydrolase has product MVKIYKNPLLAVDIVILCPDDSIILIKRKKNPYKGFWALPGGFVEYGERVEEAALREAWEETGLKVELDHLLGVYSDPDRDPRGHVISICFIAHKIGGKLKADTDASEVSKFKWEELKKIKLAFDHATILEDAYKFRKKIIKGKNV; this is encoded by the coding sequence GTGGTTAAAATATACAAGAATCCTCTATTAGCAGTGGATATTGTTATCCTCTGCCCCGATGATAGTATCATACTCATCAAAAGGAAAAAGAACCCATACAAGGGATTCTGGGCGCTCCCAGGCGGTTTCGTAGAATATGGGGAGAGGGTTGAGGAAGCAGCCCTAAGAGAAGCCTGGGAAGAGACGGGCTTAAAGGTGGAATTAGATCATCTACTAGGTGTTTATTCAGATCCAGACCGTGACCCCCGCGGACACGTTATAAGCATATGCTTCATAGCCCACAAGATCGGTGGAAAATTAAAGGCAGATACAGATGCCAGTGAAGTTTCCAAGTTCAAATGGGAAGAACTAAAGAAGATAAAATTAGCATTTGACCATGCTACCATACTAGAGGATGCATACAAGTTTCGGAAAAAAATTATAAAAGGGAAAAATGTATAG
- a CDS encoding transcription factor S: MEFCPKCGAIMFPDKKKFKCKCGHEKKITKELSDKYKVSEKIESKESVIFTGEDVKTLPTTKTECPKCGNKEAFWWMQQTRRADEAETRFLRCTKCKYTWREYD, encoded by the coding sequence ATGGAATTTTGTCCAAAATGTGGAGCTATAATGTTCCCAGACAAAAAAAAGTTTAAATGTAAATGTGGACATGAAAAGAAGATAACAAAGGAATTATCAGATAAATACAAGGTATCAGAGAAGATTGAAAGCAAGGAAAGCGTCATATTCACCGGAGAAGATGTTAAAACCCTCCCCACGACCAAGACCGAATGTCCAAAGTGTGGGAACAAAGAAGCTTTTTGGTGGATGCAACAGACAAGAAGGGCTGACGAAGCCGAAACCCGCTTTTTAAGATGCACCAAATGTAAATATACATGGAGGGAATACGATTAA
- the pcn gene encoding proliferating cell nuclear antigen (pcna): MFKAELSDPNILKTSFDAISSIVDEVQIQVDSEGMRLDALDRSHITFVHLELHKELFDEYECDEPEKINIDTEELMKVLRRAKAGDRLRITSDDANLILTFEGEATRQFKIRLIDIEYETPQPPEIGYETEFEVPFSLLKDAIADIDIFSDKITFKVDEEKFIVSATGEFGDATVEYYHGGKIKEPARSVYSLDKIREMLRADRFSETATINLGNDMPLKLTLKMPDDMGELSFLLAPRLEAEE; encoded by the coding sequence ATGTTTAAGGCGGAATTGAGTGACCCTAACATTTTAAAGACGAGTTTTGATGCTATTTCATCAATTGTTGATGAAGTCCAGATACAAGTGGATAGTGAAGGCATGCGCTTAGACGCCCTTGACAGGAGCCATATAACATTCGTACACCTTGAACTCCATAAGGAACTATTCGATGAATACGAATGCGACGAACCCGAGAAGATCAACATAGACACCGAAGAATTAATGAAGGTCCTCAGACGTGCCAAGGCAGGTGATCGTCTAAGGATAACAAGCGACGATGCCAACCTCATATTAACATTCGAAGGAGAGGCTACACGCCAATTCAAGATAAGATTAATAGACATTGAATACGAAACACCCCAGCCTCCAGAGATAGGATATGAAACTGAATTTGAAGTCCCATTTTCACTATTGAAGGATGCTATAGCAGATATTGACATATTCTCTGATAAGATCACCTTCAAGGTCGACGAGGAAAAATTCATAGTATCTGCCACAGGAGAATTCGGCGATGCGACAGTAGAATATTATCATGGCGGAAAGATAAAAGAACCAGCAAGGAGCGTATATTCACTCGACAAGATCAGGGAGATGCTAAGAGCCGATCGATTCAGTGAAACAGCCACAATAAACCTTGGGAATGACATGCCCCTCAAACTAACATTAAAAATGCCAGATGATATGGGAGAATTAAGCTTCCTCCTCGCACCACGCCTAGAAGCCGAAGAATGA
- a CDS encoding 50S ribosomal protein L44e — protein sequence MKIPKERRTYCPHCRKHTIHEVLESKRRKASELKWGQRQFRRVTAGYRGYPRPLPSGNKPVKKLDLRLKCKECGKSHTKRRTFRVGRVEFTT from the coding sequence ATGAAAATTCCTAAAGAAAGAAGGACATACTGTCCACATTGCAGGAAACACACCATCCATGAGGTACTAGAATCGAAAAGGCGTAAGGCCAGTGAATTAAAATGGGGTCAAAGGCAATTCAGGAGGGTTACCGCAGGTTACAGAGGATATCCAAGACCATTACCCTCAGGTAATAAGCCCGTGAAAAAATTAGACTTACGCTTAAAATGTAAAGAATGCGGAAAATCCCACACAAAAAGAAGAACATTCAGGGTCGGGAGAGTTGAATTCACCACATAA
- a CDS encoding 30S ribosomal protein S27e codes for MFYESRSNFLRVKCIDCGNQQIVFDRAASYVQCIICGKTLVEPTGGKAKIKAQILEVLD; via the coding sequence ATGTTCTATGAAAGTAGGAGCAATTTTCTACGGGTTAAATGCATAGATTGTGGAAACCAACAGATAGTATTTGACAGGGCCGCATCCTATGTACAATGCATAATATGTGGCAAGACACTAGTTGAACCAACCGGTGGCAAGGCAAAAATCAAAGCCCAGATCCTAGAGGTCCTAGACTAA
- a CDS encoding translation initiation factor IF-2 subunit alpha, translating to MVRRRKEWPEEGELVVATVHKVLSYGAFAKLEEYPGKEAFIHISEVSSGWVKNIRDFVRENQKIVARVLRVNPEKGHVDASMKRIRDDQRRKKIQAWKIEQKAEKFLELAAKGLGKSLEEAYDEVGYDLMDIFGDLYGAFETAAEEGEKVLIEERIPREWAKAITKIAKKNITPPEVQVTGYVDIKSYAPNGIEIIKKALKAAQKVGAIVQAVGAPRYRLIVKSTDYPTAEKKLKKAAQKCIDIITKEGGKGEFHRELT from the coding sequence ATGGTTAGAAGGAGAAAAGAGTGGCCGGAAGAAGGCGAATTAGTAGTTGCAACTGTACATAAAGTTCTAAGTTATGGCGCCTTCGCAAAACTTGAAGAATATCCGGGTAAAGAGGCCTTCATACACATCTCAGAGGTTTCATCAGGTTGGGTTAAAAACATAAGAGATTTTGTCAGGGAGAATCAGAAGATCGTGGCTAGAGTGTTAAGGGTCAACCCTGAAAAGGGACATGTTGACGCTTCCATGAAACGCATAAGGGATGATCAGAGACGGAAGAAAATACAAGCCTGGAAGATCGAGCAAAAGGCTGAAAAATTTTTAGAATTAGCAGCTAAAGGTCTAGGTAAAAGCCTTGAGGAGGCCTATGATGAAGTAGGTTATGATTTGATGGATATATTCGGCGATCTTTATGGTGCATTTGAAACCGCAGCAGAGGAAGGTGAAAAAGTGCTAATAGAGGAGAGAATCCCCAGAGAGTGGGCTAAGGCCATCACAAAGATCGCTAAAAAAAATATAACACCCCCAGAGGTTCAAGTAACAGGATATGTGGATATTAAATCTTATGCCCCCAATGGTATAGAGATAATTAAAAAAGCCCTCAAGGCCGCCCAGAAAGTAGGGGCGATCGTACAGGCTGTTGGAGCACCCCGTTACCGTTTAATAGTTAAATCAACAGATTATCCAACAGCCGAAAAGAAGCTTAAAAAGGCCGCGCAAAAGTGTATAGACATAATAACAAAAGAAGGGGGAAAAGGCGAATTCCATCGTGAATTAACATGA
- a CDS encoding RNA-protein complex protein Nop10, with protein MNMKMRKCSSCGEYTLKEKCPYCGMKTKNVAPPRYSPEDKYGKYRRILKKQMLFKKNNGG; from the coding sequence ATTAACATGAAAATGCGAAAATGTTCTTCTTGTGGAGAATACACGTTAAAGGAGAAATGCCCATATTGTGGGATGAAAACAAAGAACGTGGCCCCGCCAAGATATTCCCCAGAGGATAAATATGGGAAATATAGGCGCATTTTAAAAAAGCAAATGCTCTTTAAAAAAAATAATGGGGGGTAA
- a CDS encoding proteasome assembly chaperone family protein: protein MKETIINVLEEVELDQPIFIEALPGIGHVGKLAADHIIDELNATKFAELYSPSFPPQVLVDDNGIIEPMKNEFYYLKSVGKEKRDYIILIGNTQGLSPEGQYEICGMILDFVEKHGVKEIYTLGGLATGQPVEVSKVYGAATNMKLAKRLKKHGVILRSADGGIIGASGLLLGMGNLRGMEGVCLMGETPGYYIDAEAARALLNVLMELLKLEIGTEKLEERAKETRKMISKAQQMEQEMIERMTLKPGEEDLRYIG, encoded by the coding sequence ATGAAAGAGACAATAATAAATGTCTTAGAGGAAGTGGAATTAGACCAGCCAATATTCATAGAGGCTTTACCAGGTATAGGACACGTGGGAAAATTAGCCGCTGATCACATCATCGACGAATTAAATGCCACAAAATTCGCAGAACTTTACTCACCATCATTTCCTCCACAAGTTCTAGTAGATGACAATGGCATTATAGAACCTATGAAAAACGAATTCTATTATCTGAAATCGGTCGGCAAAGAAAAAAGGGACTACATAATACTAATAGGTAATACACAAGGACTCTCACCAGAGGGACAATACGAAATCTGTGGCATGATACTAGACTTTGTGGAAAAACATGGTGTCAAAGAAATATACACCCTTGGGGGGTTAGCCACAGGCCAACCAGTTGAAGTTTCAAAGGTTTACGGCGCCGCCACAAACATGAAACTCGCCAAGAGACTGAAAAAGCATGGAGTCATTTTAAGGTCAGCTGATGGTGGTATAATAGGCGCATCAGGTCTACTACTAGGAATGGGAAACCTCAGAGGAATGGAAGGCGTCTGCCTCATGGGTGAAACACCAGGATACTACATAGATGCCGAGGCCGCGAGAGCACTGCTCAACGTCCTCATGGAACTCCTAAAACTGGAAATAGGCACTGAAAAGCTTGAAGAGCGGGCTAAGGAAACCCGTAAGATGATATCAAAGGCTCAGCAGATGGAGCAGGAAATGATAGAGAGGATGACGCTCAAACCAGGCGAAGAAGACCTCAGATACATAGGCTGA
- a CDS encoding TIGR00375 family protein, which produces MIINADLHIHSCFSQATSQKMTIKNIAPQAKLKGLDLVGTGDGFHPKWLKMIIENTKATEDGIYSHEDCDFIITSEVEDLKRVHHLLILPSIETAIELKEKLPSSNINKEGRPKVRMRGSEIMDLVHEYDGLIGPSHAFTPWTSLYKSYDSYKDCYGKAPDFLELGLSADTDMADRIEELQDIPFLTNSDAHSPWPHRLGREFNQFKVDEISFSAIRRSIKGKKIRANYGFDPRLGKYHLTACTRCYRVYEPEEAIKLGMKCSCGGTIKKGVDYRIHEIATWKKPHHPSHRPPYIHIMPLAEIISMKHGKSVTTRYVQRIWGKLVEEFGSEIKALLEAPLDKIMEVDGETALAIRAFRSGSLIIIPGGGGRYGEIRFPENTLDAYFR; this is translated from the coding sequence ATGATAATAAACGCGGATCTGCACATACACAGCTGCTTTTCCCAGGCAACATCCCAGAAAATGACCATAAAGAACATAGCCCCACAAGCAAAACTCAAAGGCCTAGACCTTGTAGGTACCGGTGACGGATTCCACCCAAAATGGCTTAAAATGATCATAGAGAATACAAAGGCTACAGAAGATGGTATCTACTCCCATGAAGACTGCGACTTCATAATAACAAGTGAAGTCGAAGACCTGAAACGAGTCCACCACCTCCTAATATTACCATCCATAGAAACAGCCATAGAATTAAAAGAAAAGTTACCATCATCCAACATCAACAAGGAGGGCAGACCCAAGGTTAGAATGCGAGGATCAGAGATCATGGACCTCGTACATGAATATGATGGGCTCATCGGCCCATCCCATGCCTTCACACCATGGACCAGCCTATACAAATCCTATGATAGTTACAAGGACTGTTATGGTAAAGCACCCGATTTCCTGGAATTGGGCTTATCAGCCGACACCGACATGGCTGACAGGATAGAAGAACTCCAAGACATCCCATTCTTGACAAATTCTGATGCACATTCCCCTTGGCCCCACCGCCTCGGTAGAGAATTCAACCAATTCAAAGTAGATGAAATCTCCTTTTCCGCTATTAGAAGGTCTATAAAGGGGAAAAAGATACGTGCAAATTATGGTTTCGATCCAAGACTTGGTAAATATCATCTTACAGCGTGCACGCGCTGTTACAGGGTCTATGAACCCGAAGAGGCCATAAAACTTGGCATGAAATGTTCATGTGGGGGGACCATCAAGAAGGGTGTGGATTATCGGATCCATGAAATAGCCACATGGAAAAAGCCACATCACCCAAGTCATCGCCCACCTTATATCCATATCATGCCCCTCGCTGAGATAATCAGCATGAAACATGGGAAGAGTGTTACAACACGTTACGTTCAGAGAATCTGGGGAAAACTTGTAGAAGAGTTCGGTAGCGAAATAAAAGCGCTCCTTGAAGCCCCATTGGATAAGATAATGGAGGTGGATGGGGAAACCGCGCTTGCAATAAGAGCTTTTAGGAGTGGCTCCCTGATCATAATACCCGGTGGTGGGGGCAGATACGGTGAAATAAGATTCCCAGAGAATACACTAGACGCCTATTTTCGATAG
- a CDS encoding proteasome assembly chaperone family protein — MKVETKNESCTIISEEIENAIVLEGSPGLGLIGNIVGWLLVDDLKMREIGYIDSKYFPPLAVLYRGVAIHPFRIYEGEGLVLFLSDFILPSSVVYDMTNAMVKWMKRNNSKELITFNSVIVRQKSHLVAGAANSKDTLKRLGKLDIPILPFGNISGISGTLLTRCAIENIPASCLFGEILTPYPDPRAAAEVVEALNKMLGLEVDTEPLLKEAQAIESRLKKLAEKVHKTETPTTPTETPIYM; from the coding sequence ATGAAAGTCGAAACAAAAAATGAATCATGCACAATAATATCCGAGGAAATTGAAAACGCCATAGTCCTTGAAGGATCCCCAGGCTTGGGACTGATAGGTAACATCGTAGGATGGCTCCTAGTAGACGACCTCAAAATGAGAGAAATAGGATACATCGACTCTAAATACTTCCCACCCCTAGCAGTCCTCTACAGGGGTGTTGCAATACACCCCTTCAGAATATACGAAGGAGAAGGGCTAGTACTCTTCCTCTCAGATTTCATACTACCATCATCTGTAGTCTATGACATGACCAATGCAATGGTAAAATGGATGAAAAGAAACAACAGCAAAGAACTAATAACATTCAACAGCGTCATCGTAAGACAAAAATCACACCTAGTCGCGGGAGCAGCCAATAGCAAAGACACCCTAAAAAGACTTGGAAAATTGGACATACCAATACTACCCTTCGGGAACATCAGCGGGATCTCAGGAACATTACTAACAAGATGCGCCATAGAAAACATACCAGCCTCCTGCCTCTTCGGCGAAATACTAACACCCTACCCAGATCCAAGAGCAGCAGCAGAAGTGGTCGAAGCCCTCAACAAAATGCTAGGCCTGGAAGTAGACACAGAACCACTACTAAAAGAAGCCCAGGCAATCGAATCAAGACTTAAAAAATTAGCAGAAAAAGTACACAAAACAGAAACACCCACAACCCCCACAGAAACACCAATATACATGTGA
- a CDS encoding PepSY domain-containing protein, with the protein MIDSKLIISVAIVLIIGAIAAGYQISNNPEILWQPTSSDSTNPSSPGTGSGAGGAGGSAGAGGGAGGSAGGSSGSSGINIGGNGGYPVSPSEAQNIAQGYIKEEGAKAGTPRLVNIGGEPVYVVPIEKDGKIIGEIHIDPVTGKNIGGGGGAPP; encoded by the coding sequence ATGATAGACTCCAAGCTTATAATTTCAGTGGCGATAGTTTTAATCATCGGAGCCATCGCAGCAGGTTACCAGATAAGCAACAACCCTGAAATCCTATGGCAACCAACAAGCTCAGACAGCACCAATCCATCCTCCCCAGGAACTGGCAGTGGAGCTGGTGGAGCAGGCGGTTCTGCAGGTGCTGGCGGCGGTGCAGGTGGAAGTGCAGGGGGATCCAGTGGTTCAAGTGGTATTAACATTGGAGGTAATGGAGGTTATCCCGTGAGTCCATCAGAAGCGCAGAATATAGCCCAGGGATACATAAAAGAAGAAGGCGCTAAAGCAGGAACCCCACGCCTCGTTAACATAGGCGGAGAACCAGTATATGTAGTGCCAATAGAAAAAGATGGTAAAATAATCGGAGAAATCCATATAGACCCCGTCACAGGTAAAAACATAGGCGGGGGTGGTGGTGCCCCACCATGA
- the frhA gene encoding coenzyme F420 hydrogenase subunit alpha → MSERIVISPTSRQEGHAELVLEVDDEGIVTKGRYFSITPVRGLEKMLIGKAPETAPVFTQRICGVCPIPHTLASTEAVEDSLGVEPPKAAKLLRELTLAAHHVNSHAIHHFLIAQDFVPENLMKTAIESVSEIRKNAQYVVDMVAGEGIHPSDVRIGGMADNITELARKRLYTRLKQLKPKVNEHVELIISLVEEKGLPEGLGAHNQPTLATHQLYGDRTKFDLDRFTEVMPESWYDDPEIGKRACSTIPLYDGRSVEVGPRARFVEFQGFKERGVVAQHVARALEMKTALSRAIDILDELDTSAPVMADFDITGTGKLGVGAIEAPRGLDVHLAQVADGKIQFYSALVPTTWNIPTMGPATEGFHYEFAPHVIRAYDPCLSCATHVMVIDDEDKTPIKNEMVRI, encoded by the coding sequence TTGAGCGAAAGGATTGTTATATCGCCGACCAGCCGACAGGAAGGCCACGCAGAACTTGTCCTGGAAGTCGATGATGAAGGGATTGTGACAAAGGGACGATACTTCAGTATTACTCCCGTGAGAGGTCTTGAAAAGATGCTAATCGGAAAGGCCCCTGAAACAGCACCAGTATTCACACAGAGGATCTGCGGAGTCTGCCCAATACCCCACACACTAGCATCAACCGAGGCAGTGGAAGACTCACTCGGCGTAGAACCCCCAAAGGCCGCTAAACTACTCCGAGAATTAACATTAGCCGCACACCACGTGAACAGTCACGCAATACACCACTTCCTCATAGCACAAGACTTCGTACCAGAAAACCTCATGAAAACAGCCATAGAATCAGTCTCAGAGATAAGAAAAAATGCACAATACGTCGTTGACATGGTCGCAGGAGAAGGCATACACCCCTCAGATGTTAGAATAGGTGGAATGGCTGATAACATAACAGAACTTGCAAGAAAAAGATTATACACAAGATTAAAACAACTCAAACCAAAAGTAAACGAACACGTGGAACTCATAATAAGCCTAGTCGAAGAAAAAGGACTCCCAGAAGGATTAGGAGCACACAACCAGCCCACATTAGCAACACACCAACTATATGGTGACAGGACAAAATTTGACCTAGACCGTTTCACAGAGGTCATGCCAGAAAGCTGGTACGACGACCCAGAAATAGGCAAAAGAGCATGCTCAACAATACCCCTATATGATGGAAGAAGCGTGGAAGTAGGGCCAAGGGCAAGATTCGTAGAATTCCAAGGCTTTAAAGAGAGAGGAGTTGTAGCACAACACGTCGCCAGGGCCCTTGAAATGAAAACCGCATTATCAAGGGCAATCGACATACTAGATGAACTCGACACATCAGCACCCGTAATGGCAGACTTCGACATAACAGGGACAGGTAAACTAGGTGTTGGTGCAATAGAAGCACCAAGAGGACTGGACGTTCACCTAGCCCAAGTAGCTGATGGTAAGATACAATTCTACAGTGCACTTGTCCCAACAACCTGGAACATACCAACAATGGGACCCGCAACTGAAGGCTTCCACTATGAGTTCGCTCCACACGTTATACGGGCATACGACCCATGTCTATCATGTGCAACCCACGTGATGGTCATCGACGACGAAGATAAAACTCCCATAAAAAATGAAATGGTCAGGATCTAA
- the frhD gene encoding coenzyme F420-reducing hydrogenase, FrhD protein has protein sequence MPYDAEILVVGCGNILFKDDGFGPAVIQAIEEHFKDKDKPDNVLFIDAGTGGPHYVFSLPHESWRKIIVVDVVEFNAEPGTLRKFNLEEIPKGSYQNMHSWPVNQPLHELSEKIDVVVIGCKPKEISAPYVEMGLTPPVEKAIPRAVKMILNEIGVYQ, from the coding sequence ATGCCATACGATGCTGAGATTCTAGTAGTGGGCTGCGGGAACATCCTATTCAAGGATGACGGCTTCGGCCCGGCGGTAATCCAAGCCATTGAAGAACACTTCAAAGACAAAGACAAACCAGATAATGTTCTATTCATAGACGCAGGTACCGGCGGCCCGCATTATGTGTTCTCACTCCCCCACGAGTCTTGGAGGAAGATAATAGTCGTGGACGTCGTGGAATTCAACGCAGAACCCGGAACTTTGAGGAAATTTAATCTTGAGGAGATACCAAAGGGCTCCTACCAGAACATGCATTCATGGCCAGTGAACCAGCCCCTCCATGAACTCAGCGAAAAAATCGACGTGGTGGTAATAGGGTGTAAACCAAAGGAGATATCCGCCCCCTATGTGGAAATGGGCCTCACACCCCCAGTTGAGAAGGCCATTCCCAGGGCGGTTAAGATGATTTTAAACGAAATTGGGGTTTATCAATGA
- the frhG gene encoding coenzyme F420 hydrogenase subunit gamma: MSLIARIKRFLGLEAKPEKEEKVVEVPKEEVEKVAEEKAKPKIGYIHLSGCTGDAMSLTENYDILADLLTDMVEIVYGHTLVDVWKMPEMDLALVEGSVCLQDEHSLKELKEVREKAKLVCAFGSCAATGCFTRYARGGQQAQPAHESFVPISAVIDVDLALPGCPPSPEIIAKAVVALLNNDMDYLKPMLDLAGYNEACGCDLQTKVVNQGLCIGCGTCAMACQTRALEMVNGRPELNNDRCIKCGVCYVQCPRSWWPEEQIRKELGL; the protein is encoded by the coding sequence ATGAGCTTAATTGCCCGTATTAAAAGATTTTTAGGATTGGAGGCGAAACCTGAAAAAGAGGAAAAGGTTGTTGAAGTTCCAAAAGAGGAGGTTGAGAAAGTGGCTGAAGAAAAAGCAAAACCAAAAATAGGTTACATCCACCTAAGTGGGTGTACCGGAGATGCAATGTCGTTAACAGAAAATTACGACATCCTTGCAGATTTACTAACTGACATGGTAGAGATAGTTTACGGACATACTCTGGTGGATGTATGGAAAATGCCCGAGATGGACCTAGCACTAGTGGAAGGGTCCGTATGCTTGCAGGATGAACACAGCCTAAAAGAATTAAAGGAGGTAAGGGAAAAGGCCAAACTAGTATGTGCATTCGGATCATGCGCCGCAACAGGCTGCTTCACAAGATATGCCCGTGGAGGCCAACAAGCACAACCAGCACACGAATCCTTTGTACCAATATCAGCTGTAATAGATGTTGACTTGGCCTTGCCAGGATGCCCACCATCACCCGAGATCATAGCCAAAGCCGTTGTAGCACTCCTAAACAATGACATGGATTACCTTAAACCCATGTTAGATCTTGCAGGTTATAACGAGGCCTGCGGATGCGACTTGCAAACAAAGGTGGTTAACCAGGGCCTCTGCATAGGCTGCGGTACATGTGCCATGGCCTGCCAGACAAGGGCTCTTGAAATGGTGAATGGAAGACCAGAACTCAACAATGACCGTTGCATAAAATGTGGAGTATGCTACGTCCAATGCCCAAGGAGTTGGTGGCCAGAAGAACAGATAAGGAAGGAGTTAGGATTATAG
- the frhB gene encoding coenzyme F420 hydrogenase subunit beta has translation MVLGKYKEVFAARSTDKEILKIAQDGGIVTGLLSYALDEKIIEGAVVAGPGDEFWKPEPIVAMTSDELKAAAGTKYTFSPNVWMLKKAVRQYGIEKLGTVGIPCHLMGIRKMQTYPFGVRFLADKIKLLIGIFCMENFSYSSLQTFISEKMGLSLELVEKMDIGKGKFWVYTHDDVYTLPLKETHGYEQAGCKVCNDYVAELADVSTGSVGTPDGWSTVFLRTDTGESIFKDALEAGLFETKPIEEVKPGLGLLEKLASQKKEKAEKTVAERKEIGLPTPY, from the coding sequence ATGGTTTTAGGAAAATACAAAGAGGTATTTGCTGCCAGATCAACTGATAAAGAGATCTTGAAGATAGCACAGGATGGGGGAATTGTAACAGGACTACTATCATATGCCCTTGACGAGAAGATAATCGAAGGGGCGGTGGTTGCTGGTCCAGGAGACGAATTCTGGAAACCCGAACCTATAGTCGCAATGACATCAGATGAGCTGAAAGCAGCTGCGGGCACCAAGTACACGTTCTCTCCAAACGTTTGGATGCTCAAAAAGGCTGTTAGACAATACGGTATAGAGAAACTAGGTACAGTGGGCATACCCTGCCATTTAATGGGTATAAGGAAGATGCAAACATATCCATTCGGTGTCAGATTCCTCGCTGATAAGATAAAGTTACTCATCGGTATATTCTGTATGGAGAACTTCTCATACAGTTCACTGCAGACATTCATCTCTGAGAAGATGGGACTCAGCCTAGAACTAGTAGAAAAAATGGACATAGGTAAAGGAAAATTCTGGGTCTACACCCACGATGATGTATACACTCTACCACTCAAGGAAACCCATGGATATGAACAAGCAGGTTGCAAAGTATGCAATGACTATGTAGCTGAACTTGCAGATGTATCAACAGGATCTGTAGGAACACCTGATGGATGGTCCACAGTGTTCCTGAGAACTGATACGGGGGAGTCAATATTCAAGGACGCGCTTGAAGCAGGTTTATTCGAGACCAAACCTATAGAGGAAGTCAAACCCGGTCTGGGATTGCTTGAAAAATTAGCATCACAGAAAAAGGAAAAAGCAGAGAAGACTGTTGCTGAGAGGAAAGAGATAGGGTTACCCACACCCTATTAA
- a CDS encoding DUF4190 domain-containing protein: protein MRSSFAIASIAIGICAFIQLLGAEKAILAIIFGILALREIKEKELTGKYLAIAGIILGIIYLILLRIILPRV from the coding sequence ATGAGGAGCAGTTTCGCCATTGCAAGTATAGCTATTGGTATATGCGCTTTTATACAGCTTCTAGGAGCGGAGAAGGCAATATTGGCAATAATATTCGGCATATTAGCCCTCAGGGAGATCAAGGAAAAAGAGTTAACTGGAAAATATTTAGCCATCGCAGGGATAATCCTAGGAATAATCTACCTGATACTTTTGAGAATCATATTACCAAGGGTATAG